A genomic window from Streptomyces broussonetiae includes:
- a CDS encoding 2-hydroxychromene-2-carboxylate isomerase: MRRPPRLYFSLRSPFSWMAVRLLEERLPDADRLIEYVPFTEPDEQSLTELKARGGEFHYVAMSKAKHLYILSDTKRLAAKHGFAMKWPIDTGAEWWELPHLGWLKARELGVHREYYRAVMAARWERGEDICDREQLRRVCNEAGLDGDVLVSAPEDPAIREQGVQALMDVYEDDVFGVPYFRLGRHRFWGLDRLDDFVTALEQQLAVTAAKE; the protein is encoded by the coding sequence ATGAGAAGGCCGCCCCGCCTGTACTTCTCGCTGCGCAGCCCGTTCAGCTGGATGGCCGTGCGCCTGCTGGAGGAGCGCCTGCCCGACGCGGACCGGCTCATCGAGTACGTGCCGTTCACCGAGCCGGACGAGCAGAGCCTCACCGAACTGAAGGCGCGCGGCGGCGAGTTCCACTACGTCGCCATGAGCAAGGCCAAGCACCTGTACATCCTCAGCGACACCAAGCGCCTGGCCGCGAAGCACGGCTTCGCGATGAAGTGGCCGATCGACACCGGCGCCGAGTGGTGGGAGCTGCCGCACCTCGGCTGGCTCAAAGCGCGTGAACTCGGTGTCCACCGCGAGTACTACCGCGCGGTGATGGCCGCCCGTTGGGAGCGTGGCGAGGACATCTGCGACCGCGAGCAACTGCGCCGCGTCTGCAACGAGGCGGGCCTGGACGGCGACGTGCTGGTCTCCGCCCCCGAGGACCCGGCCATCCGGGAGCAGGGCGTTCAGGCGCTCATGGACGTGTACGAGGACGACGTGTTCGGCGTTCCGTACTTCAGGCTCGGCAGGCACCGCTTCTGGGGTCTGGACCGCCTCGACGACTTCGTGACCGCGCTCGAGCAGCAGCTGGCGGTCACCGCCGCGAAGGAGTGA
- a CDS encoding alpha/beta fold hydrolase: MTGWDTVARADGLEVRRGPGQGPVLVAAHGIEDSWGIWRDVAEQLSGYRLYALQLPWHGGNSYAWRAEGSPGEWLRRALDLVPERPAALVGHSFGANAVLEYLARHEGDPGIDAAVLAAPFYRPAGFAVSPAIRLRSEGALRKVIRQGVTLALGPRAARIDPEIIAAMTTKASDRAVVGGLPVFHREFEASGRLDLSGIKVPTLVLAGVDDESLTPMRAAALDRAMPAATVRLRGVYGHFCHVMQARELAGEADAFLRRTLSVPPVPAAEPVSAPARECVPASDLEEEGTVTNLLDGAPTTYVGMPRYEGANIRTWIGFKHFMYLAEEAVLEYFRERGVGARDMYHRYGLGLEIVDSSVQLPATLFVDDRVYATVVSATPKPEQGAPFTVTLTVERDGESVTVLKGKLRVALVAVKDGSGTEPVPAILEPFVVPEVAALANAKSATLPIGPGQEVADVLVPEGSGAHLWSWRAPYYYCHFSDRLQHSAYVRTLEEVVDRFLHDRGLAIGKLLEERAWIPVVSRARVQVLSDIFMEETVHTVFTVEDVIKDTVYTARMDCYVRRDDSLELAATATIMHGYAISRGEKAGTVALFDEDVKAALLGGQA, translated from the coding sequence ATGACCGGGTGGGACACGGTGGCCCGGGCCGACGGCCTCGAGGTGCGGCGCGGCCCGGGGCAGGGCCCCGTGCTCGTCGCGGCCCACGGCATCGAGGACTCCTGGGGCATCTGGCGTGACGTCGCGGAGCAGCTGTCCGGCTACCGCCTGTACGCACTCCAACTGCCCTGGCACGGCGGTAACTCCTACGCCTGGCGGGCCGAGGGCTCGCCGGGCGAGTGGCTGCGCCGCGCCCTCGACCTGGTGCCCGAGCGGCCCGCCGCCCTGGTGGGCCACTCGTTCGGGGCCAACGCCGTACTGGAGTACCTGGCCAGGCACGAGGGCGATCCAGGCATCGACGCGGCGGTGCTCGCAGCGCCGTTCTACCGCCCGGCCGGCTTCGCCGTGTCCCCCGCGATCCGGTTGCGGTCGGAGGGCGCGCTGCGCAAGGTGATCCGTCAGGGAGTCACCCTCGCGCTCGGCCCCCGCGCGGCCCGGATCGATCCGGAGATCATCGCCGCGATGACCACGAAGGCGAGCGATCGAGCCGTCGTCGGCGGACTGCCCGTCTTCCACCGGGAGTTCGAGGCGTCCGGAAGGCTCGACCTGTCCGGCATCAAGGTCCCCACCCTGGTTCTCGCTGGGGTGGACGACGAGTCGCTCACCCCGATGCGGGCCGCCGCGCTCGACCGCGCCATGCCCGCGGCCACGGTGCGGCTGCGCGGGGTGTACGGACACTTCTGCCATGTGATGCAGGCGCGGGAGCTGGCCGGGGAAGCGGACGCGTTCCTGCGCCGAACCCTGTCCGTTCCGCCCGTCCCCGCCGCCGAACCCGTATCCGCACCCGCACGTGAATGTGTACCCGCATCCGATCTCGAAGAAGAAGGCACTGTGACGAATCTGCTTGACGGCGCCCCCACGACCTATGTCGGCATGCCCCGCTACGAGGGCGCCAACATCCGCACCTGGATCGGGTTCAAGCACTTCATGTACCTGGCCGAGGAGGCCGTACTGGAGTACTTCCGCGAGCGTGGTGTCGGGGCCCGTGACATGTACCACCGCTACGGGCTCGGCCTGGAGATCGTCGACTCCTCGGTGCAGCTGCCCGCGACGCTCTTCGTCGACGACCGCGTCTACGCCACGGTGGTCTCGGCCACGCCCAAGCCGGAGCAGGGCGCGCCGTTCACCGTCACGCTGACGGTGGAACGCGACGGCGAGTCCGTCACCGTTCTCAAGGGCAAGCTGCGGGTCGCCCTCGTCGCCGTCAAGGACGGCTCGGGGACGGAGCCGGTGCCCGCGATCCTCGAGCCCTTCGTGGTGCCCGAGGTGGCGGCACTCGCCAACGCCAAGTCCGCGACCCTGCCCATCGGCCCCGGCCAGGAGGTCGCCGACGTCCTCGTCCCCGAGGGCTCCGGCGCGCACCTGTGGTCCTGGCGGGCCCCGTACTACTACTGCCACTTCTCCGACCGGCTGCAGCACTCGGCCTATGTGCGCACGCTCGAGGAGGTCGTCGACCGGTTCCTGCACGACCGGGGCCTCGCCATCGGCAAGCTGCTCGAGGAGCGGGCCTGGATCCCGGTCGTCTCCCGCGCGCGCGTGCAGGTCCTCTCCGACATCTTCATGGAGGAGACCGTGCACACGGTCTTCACCGTCGAGGACGTCATCAAGGACACCGTCTACACAGCCCGCATGGACTGCTACGTGCGCCGTGACGACAGCCTGGAGCTGGCCGCGACGGCGACGATCATGCACGGTTACGCCATCAGCAGGGGTGAGAAGGCCGGCACGGTCGCGCTCTTCGACGAGGACGTGAAGGCGGCACTGCTCGGGGGGCAGGCATGA